One region of Rhodocaloribacter litoris genomic DNA includes:
- a CDS encoding phosphatase PAP2 family protein produces MRFVGLLVLAGLGAGAACAQPADTLSLDARLFLHVYRADLPGVDPYLHAVDATAYPVFFGAPAVAWGAALVEGGVVREAAYRLALSWGTAAAGVFGLKYLVRRPRPYAVLPGVRGRTGRHRTGGEGVIDPYSFPSGHATLAFALATSWSLSYPRWYVVAPGMLWAGSVALSRVRFGVHYPSDVLAGALLGAGVAATVHLLRHTLTPAFLRADEPASRTGTPVVHLRIVF; encoded by the coding sequence ATGCGCTTCGTCGGGCTCCTGGTGCTGGCCGGGCTCGGCGCCGGAGCGGCCTGCGCGCAACCGGCGGACACGCTGTCGCTTGATGCGCGCCTCTTCCTGCACGTCTACCGGGCCGACCTGCCCGGGGTAGACCCGTACCTGCACGCAGTCGATGCGACGGCATATCCGGTGTTCTTCGGCGCTCCGGCGGTGGCCTGGGGCGCGGCCCTCGTCGAAGGGGGCGTCGTCCGGGAGGCCGCCTACCGGCTGGCGTTGAGCTGGGGTACGGCGGCGGCAGGGGTTTTCGGGCTGAAATACCTGGTGCGTCGCCCGCGGCCCTACGCTGTGCTTCCGGGCGTGCGGGGACGAACCGGCCGGCACCGCACGGGGGGCGAAGGCGTCATCGATCCCTATTCCTTTCCCTCCGGGCACGCCACCCTGGCCTTTGCACTGGCGACGTCGTGGAGCCTCTCCTACCCCCGCTGGTACGTGGTGGCGCCGGGGATGCTCTGGGCCGGGAGTGTGGCACTCAGCCGCGTGCGCTTCGGGGTGCATTATCCGTCGGACGTGCTGGCCGGGGCCCTGCTCGGCGCGGGGGTGGCCGCCACCGTTCACCTGCTCCGCCACACGCTGACCCCGGCCTTCCTGCGTGCGGACGAACCGGCTTCCCGGACGGGTACGCCGGTGGTTCATCTCCGCATCGTGTTTTGA
- a CDS encoding glycoside hydrolase family 9 protein produces the protein MRPIPTALLLGLILLPARAQAPTDAIRLNQIGFYPNAPKEAVVTGPPAEDTFHVLRVATGDTVYTGTLGPSRHWTLSGESMRRADFSSLRTPGAYVLDVPGLGRSHAFVINEAVHRPVAVAALKGYYFQRASTALDAAHAGIWARPAGHPDDRVMVHPSAASPARPAGTILAAPRGWYDAGDYNKYVVNSGISTYTLLALYEHYPALATALKTNIPESGNDVPDVLDEALWNIRWMLAMQDPHDGGVYHKLTTPGFEGAVMPHQATQPRYVVQKGTAATLDFAAVMAQAARLYDDFPSTFPGLADSLRTAALAAWHWARTRPDIPYVQGAMNQAFDPDIHTGEYGDSNLSDEWAWAAAELAVTLEADSFLTVASPLDAAPDVPWWGGVRMLGWYTLLHHRQALAAALDTNSLKQRFLDFAGTLASARTPYGTVMGHEAGHFVWGSNSVAANQGMLLMQAFRLTADSTYLWAALSNLDYLLGRNATGYSFVTGYGDRTPMHPHHRPSQADGIAAPVPGLLAGGPNPGRQDGCTYPSTLAARAYVDDWCSYASNEIAINWNAPLVYLAAAIEATLAGIAAPTSHEPDDLGAVLPPRLLPPYPNPAREEARLPFVLPVPEEVRLEAFDLLGRRVAAWPARTYPPGRHHVTWSLAGLPGGLYLIRLTSGARAYTHRLLKVQP, from the coding sequence ATGCGACCGATACCGACCGCCCTGCTGCTGGGACTGATCCTCCTGCCGGCCCGTGCGCAGGCACCGACCGACGCCATCCGCCTCAACCAGATCGGTTTTTACCCGAACGCGCCGAAAGAGGCCGTCGTGACGGGCCCACCGGCGGAAGACACCTTTCACGTACTCCGGGTCGCGACGGGAGACACCGTCTACACCGGCACCCTGGGGCCGTCCCGGCACTGGACGCTCTCGGGCGAGTCGATGCGCCGGGCGGATTTCTCGTCACTCCGCACGCCGGGCGCCTACGTCCTGGATGTTCCGGGCTTGGGGCGCTCCCACGCGTTCGTGATCAACGAGGCCGTCCACCGGCCCGTGGCGGTGGCGGCGCTGAAAGGCTATTACTTCCAGCGCGCCTCGACGGCCCTCGACGCGGCCCACGCCGGGATCTGGGCCCGCCCGGCGGGACATCCGGACGACCGGGTGATGGTGCATCCGTCGGCGGCCTCGCCCGCCCGCCCGGCCGGCACCATCCTTGCCGCCCCGCGCGGGTGGTACGACGCCGGCGACTACAACAAGTACGTCGTCAACTCGGGGATCAGCACCTATACCCTGCTGGCGCTCTACGAGCACTACCCGGCGCTGGCCACCGCGCTGAAGACGAACATCCCCGAAAGTGGAAACGACGTGCCCGACGTGCTGGACGAGGCCCTCTGGAACATCCGCTGGATGCTGGCGATGCAGGACCCGCACGACGGGGGCGTCTACCACAAGCTGACCACCCCCGGTTTCGAAGGCGCCGTCATGCCGCACCAGGCCACCCAGCCGCGCTACGTGGTGCAGAAGGGCACGGCCGCCACGCTCGACTTCGCGGCCGTCATGGCCCAGGCGGCCCGTCTCTACGACGACTTCCCCAGCACCTTCCCTGGCCTGGCCGACAGCCTGCGCACGGCCGCCCTGGCCGCCTGGCACTGGGCCCGGACACGGCCCGACATTCCCTACGTGCAAGGCGCGATGAACCAGGCCTTCGACCCGGACATCCACACGGGTGAATACGGGGACAGCAACCTGAGCGACGAGTGGGCCTGGGCCGCCGCCGAGCTGGCCGTCACCCTGGAGGCCGACAGCTTCCTGACCGTCGCCTCCCCGCTCGACGCCGCGCCGGACGTCCCCTGGTGGGGCGGGGTCCGCATGCTCGGCTGGTACACCCTGCTGCACCACCGGCAAGCGCTTGCCGCCGCGCTCGACACGAACAGCCTGAAGCAACGCTTCCTCGACTTCGCCGGCACGCTGGCCTCGGCCCGCACCCCCTACGGCACGGTGATGGGCCACGAGGCCGGCCATTTCGTCTGGGGCAGCAACAGCGTGGCCGCCAACCAGGGCATGCTGCTCATGCAGGCTTTCCGCCTCACCGCCGACAGCACCTACCTCTGGGCCGCCCTGAGCAACCTGGACTACCTCCTGGGTCGCAACGCCACCGGCTACAGCTTCGTCACCGGCTACGGCGACCGCACGCCGATGCACCCGCATCACCGCCCCTCCCAGGCCGACGGCATCGCCGCCCCGGTGCCGGGCCTGCTCGCCGGCGGGCCCAACCCCGGCCGGCAGGACGGCTGCACCTACCCCTCGACCCTCGCCGCCCGCGCCTACGTCGACGACTGGTGCAGCTATGCCTCCAACGAGATTGCGATCAACTGGAACGCCCCGCTGGTCTACCTGGCGGCCGCCATCGAGGCAACGCTGGCCGGGATCGCCGCCCCGACAAGCCACGAGCCGGACGACCTGGGCGCGGTGCTCCCTCCCCGGTTGCTGCCGCCGTATCCCAACCCGGCCCGGGAAGAGGCCAGGCTGCCCTTCGTCCTGCCGGTCCCGGAGGAGGTGCGCCTGGAGGCGTTCGACCTGCTGGGCCGGCGCGTCGCCGCCTGGCCGGCACGGACCTACCCGCCCGGACGCCATCACGTCACCTGGTCCCTCGCCGGCCTGCCGGGCGGGCTCTACCTGATCCGCCTCACGAGCGGCGCCCGGGCCTACACGCACAGGCTGCTCAAAGTGCAGCCCTGA
- a CDS encoding glycoside hydrolase family 3 N-terminal domain-containing protein, with the protein MYRGRPSEADRVVCSPSGTAGDEVLPFNPRHEAFAMRPPSIAYRSFCMIASAFLLTVVPVKAQVPAALTERVEELLKRMTLEEKVGQMTQLTLQAVARAQPAQGAGDRLVELDPEKLREVLVTYHVGSLLNVVDHAQPLAHWQRLITQIQDVATQATRLGIPVIYGIDAVHGANYLIGGTLFPHNIGLAATFDTSLAYRAGRITTFETRASGIPWNFAPVLDLGRQPLWPRFYETFGEDVLLASAMGAATIRGFQAVPPGGLAPVAACAKHYVGYSAPASGKDRTTALIPERTLREYFLPPFRAAVEAGVKTVMVNSGDVNGIPVHASRYLLTDVLRGELGFEGVVVTDWEDIVKLHTVHRTAASIKEATRQALEAGIDMSMTPYDVRFYHDVLALVREGVLSEERIDDSVRRILRLKFELGLFRDPYPPAVPEAAIHTADFEATALEVARRSLTLLENEGDLLPLRPGSRVLVTGPAAHSLTALNGGWTYTWQGRDASLFPGKPTLLEALRERLGEERVVYVPGTTFDAVLDLEAAAAVARTVDVAVVAVGEDAYAEKPGDLDDLALPEAQRALVQAVTATGTPVVLVLVEGRPRLLGRAADAATAVLMAYWPGMEGGRAIAEVLAGDANPSGKLPFTYPRHPHDLLPYDHPVSSSFNIWLNEQTAFRPQWPFGHGLSYTTFSYEDLRVERSTLSLTDTLYVHVTVRNTGDRAGWETVLLFVADEYASVAPPVRRLRAFRPVHLEPGQARPVTFSVPVHDLAFVGPENTRVVEPGTFRVEVGPLSDRFEVRE; encoded by the coding sequence ATGTACCGGGGACGCCCCTCCGAAGCGGACCGGGTTGTCTGTAGCCCCTCGGGCACCGCGGGCGACGAGGTCCTCCCGTTCAACCCCCGCCATGAAGCGTTCGCCATGCGCCCCCCGTCCATCGCCTACCGGTCTTTCTGCATGATCGCCTCCGCCTTTCTCCTGACCGTCGTGCCGGTGAAGGCACAGGTCCCGGCCGCCCTCACGGAGCGGGTGGAGGAGCTCCTGAAACGGATGACCCTCGAAGAGAAGGTCGGCCAGATGACCCAGCTGACGCTTCAGGCCGTGGCCCGGGCGCAGCCGGCGCAAGGGGCCGGGGACCGGCTCGTCGAGCTCGACCCGGAGAAGCTGCGGGAGGTGCTCGTCACCTACCACGTCGGCTCGCTGCTCAACGTCGTCGACCATGCCCAGCCGCTGGCGCACTGGCAACGGCTCATCACACAGATCCAGGACGTAGCCACGCAAGCGACGCGGCTGGGCATCCCGGTGATCTACGGCATCGACGCCGTGCACGGGGCCAACTACCTGATCGGCGGCACCCTCTTTCCCCACAACATCGGCCTGGCGGCCACCTTCGACACGTCGCTGGCCTACCGGGCCGGGCGCATCACCACGTTCGAGACGCGCGCCTCGGGCATCCCCTGGAACTTCGCCCCGGTGCTGGACCTGGGCCGCCAGCCGCTCTGGCCCCGCTTCTACGAAACGTTCGGGGAGGACGTGCTGCTGGCTTCTGCGATGGGGGCAGCCACGATACGCGGCTTCCAGGCGGTTCCCCCCGGCGGGCTTGCCCCCGTGGCCGCCTGTGCCAAGCACTACGTCGGTTATTCGGCGCCGGCCAGCGGCAAGGACCGCACCACGGCCCTGATCCCGGAACGCACCCTGCGCGAGTACTTCCTCCCCCCTTTCCGCGCCGCCGTCGAGGCCGGGGTCAAGACCGTCATGGTCAACTCGGGAGACGTCAACGGCATCCCGGTGCACGCCAGCCGCTACCTGCTCACGGACGTGCTGCGCGGCGAACTGGGCTTCGAGGGGGTCGTCGTCACGGACTGGGAGGACATCGTCAAGCTGCACACGGTGCACCGCACGGCGGCCTCGATCAAGGAAGCCACCCGGCAGGCCCTCGAAGCCGGCATCGACATGAGCATGACCCCCTACGATGTGCGCTTCTACCACGACGTGCTCGCCCTCGTGCGGGAGGGCGTCCTCAGCGAGGAACGCATCGACGACTCGGTGCGGCGCATTCTCCGCCTCAAGTTCGAGCTGGGGCTGTTTCGCGACCCGTACCCGCCCGCCGTTCCGGAGGCCGCCATCCACACGGCGGATTTCGAGGCGACGGCGCTGGAGGTGGCCCGGCGCAGCCTGACGCTGCTCGAGAACGAGGGCGACCTGCTGCCGCTGCGGCCGGGGAGCCGTGTGCTGGTGACCGGCCCGGCCGCGCACTCCCTGACGGCCCTCAACGGCGGCTGGACCTACACCTGGCAGGGACGGGATGCCTCCCTCTTTCCCGGCAAGCCGACCCTCCTCGAGGCCCTCCGTGAGCGCCTGGGCGAGGAACGGGTCGTCTACGTGCCCGGCACCACCTTCGACGCCGTGCTCGACCTGGAGGCAGCGGCCGCGGTTGCCCGCACGGTGGACGTCGCCGTGGTCGCCGTCGGCGAAGACGCCTATGCCGAGAAACCCGGCGACCTCGACGACCTGGCCCTGCCCGAAGCCCAGCGTGCGCTGGTGCAGGCCGTCACCGCCACCGGAACGCCCGTGGTGCTCGTCCTGGTGGAAGGCCGCCCCCGTCTCCTCGGCCGGGCCGCCGACGCCGCCACCGCCGTCCTCATGGCCTACTGGCCCGGCATGGAAGGCGGCCGGGCCATCGCCGAGGTTCTCGCCGGCGACGCGAACCCCTCCGGCAAGCTGCCCTTCACCTACCCCCGCCACCCGCACGACCTCCTCCCCTACGACCATCCGGTCAGTTCTTCCTTCAACATCTGGTTGAACGAACAGACCGCATTCCGGCCCCAGTGGCCCTTCGGACACGGCCTCAGCTACACCACATTCTCCTATGAAGACCTCCGGGTCGAACGCAGCACCCTGTCCCTGACGGACACCCTGTATGTGCACGTCACCGTCCGCAACACGGGCGACCGCGCCGGGTGGGAAACGGTGCTCCTGTTCGTGGCCGACGAATACGCCTCGGTGGCCCCGCCCGTGCGACGGCTCCGCGCCTTCCGCCCCGTCCACCTGGAGCCCGGTCAGGCCCGCCCGGTGACCTTCTCCGTCCCCGTCCACGATCTGGCTTTCGTCGGGCCGGAAAACACCCGGGTCGTCGAACCCGGGACGTTCCGGGTCGAGGTGGGGCCCCTGTCGGACCGGTTCGAAGTCAGAGAATAG
- a CDS encoding ROK family transcriptional regulator: MLTGTNLTYTKEYNLRIVHETIRLYGPLSRAEIARRTELTPQTVSNLVRDLMALDLIVESGRRQEGRGAPSITLALNPDGAYSIGLDLDRDHLTALLVDHAGTVRQRIHHHLDFPSPDEALALMVETVHELTARQGLNLAQVRGVGIGVPGPMNIAESNGRTYLINPKAFKGWHDVPIADLLHQRLGIPVFLENNATAAAMGERWYGAGQHLSSFFYFYFGSGLGGGLVVQGQPYEGFTGNAGEIGYFPAFSTEKPCLDLEREHVGQHFNLPRLYRILQAEGLEAGTPEDLERLFEARNPLLLAWIDSAAHHLSWLALAVEYLVDPEAVFFGGRLADSILNALLERVGERLPALRISGKRTHPEYLIATAGIDAGALGVATLPIYEIFAPVHRILVKQPDGRPVLHPAR, translated from the coding sequence ATGCTCACCGGAACCAACCTGACCTACACCAAAGAGTACAACCTGCGCATCGTTCACGAGACCATCCGGCTCTACGGCCCCCTCTCCCGTGCCGAGATCGCCCGTCGCACCGAGCTGACGCCGCAGACGGTCTCGAACCTGGTCCGGGACCTGATGGCGCTGGACCTGATCGTGGAAAGCGGCCGGCGCCAGGAAGGACGCGGTGCGCCCTCGATCACGCTGGCGCTCAACCCGGACGGGGCTTACTCCATCGGGCTGGACCTCGACCGCGACCACCTCACCGCCCTGCTCGTCGACCACGCGGGCACGGTGCGGCAACGCATCCATCACCACCTCGACTTCCCTTCCCCGGACGAGGCCCTCGCCCTCATGGTCGAGACGGTCCACGAACTCACGGCCCGCCAGGGGCTGAACCTTGCGCAGGTACGCGGCGTCGGCATCGGCGTGCCCGGGCCGATGAACATCGCCGAGTCGAACGGGCGCACCTACCTGATCAACCCGAAAGCCTTCAAGGGCTGGCACGACGTGCCCATCGCCGACCTGCTGCACCAGCGCCTGGGGATACCGGTCTTCCTCGAAAACAACGCCACCGCCGCCGCGATGGGCGAGCGCTGGTACGGCGCCGGGCAACACCTCTCCTCCTTCTTCTACTTCTACTTCGGCAGCGGCCTCGGCGGCGGCCTCGTCGTGCAGGGACAGCCGTACGAAGGCTTCACCGGCAACGCCGGCGAGATCGGCTACTTCCCCGCCTTCTCGACCGAAAAGCCCTGCCTCGACCTCGAACGCGAACACGTCGGGCAACATTTCAACCTGCCCCGCCTCTACCGCATCCTGCAGGCCGAAGGGCTGGAGGCCGGCACACCGGAAGACCTCGAACGCCTTTTCGAAGCCCGGAACCCCCTGCTCCTCGCCTGGATCGACAGCGCCGCCCATCACCTGAGCTGGCTCGCCCTCGCCGTCGAATACCTGGTCGATCCCGAAGCCGTCTTCTTCGGCGGGCGCCTGGCCGACTCCATCCTCAACGCGCTGCTCGAACGGGTCGGGGAGCGCCTGCCGGCGCTGCGCATCTCGGGCAAACGAACGCACCCCGAATACCTGATCGCCACGGCCGGTATCGACGCCGGCGCCCTCGGCGTGGCCACCCTCCCCATCTACGAAATCTTTGCTCCCGTCCACCGGATCCTCGTCAAACAGCCCGACGGGCGCCCGGTCCTCCACCCCGCCCGTTAA
- a CDS encoding TatD family hydrolase, with product MLIDTHAHLYLDRFDEDRDAMLERARAAGVGIILMPAIDVASIHRALRLCETYEGLYAMAALHPSETKTATGEDFAAVAALCDHPKVVAVGESGLDYYWDRSFDERQQAFFRRHIRLAAEKDLPLVLHNRAASEDLVRILREERRALARPERLRGVFHCFEGPAALAEEAAALGFLIGVGGLLVNKKAVARAVAGAPLSQIVLETDAPYLAPEPHRGRRNEPAYLRLVAERLAELKGLTVEEVERITTGNARRLFGLPAET from the coding sequence TTGCTCATCGACACACACGCGCACCTCTACCTGGATCGCTTCGACGAGGACCGCGACGCCATGCTCGAACGGGCCCGGGCCGCCGGGGTCGGCATCATCCTCATGCCCGCCATCGACGTCGCGTCGATTCACCGCGCCCTCCGGCTCTGCGAGACGTACGAGGGGCTCTATGCCATGGCCGCCCTGCACCCCTCCGAGACGAAGACGGCCACCGGGGAAGACTTCGCGGCGGTCGCGGCCCTGTGCGACCATCCGAAAGTCGTAGCCGTCGGCGAAAGCGGGCTCGACTACTACTGGGACCGCTCCTTCGACGAACGGCAACAGGCTTTCTTCCGCCGGCACATCCGCCTGGCCGCCGAGAAGGACCTGCCGCTCGTGCTGCACAACCGGGCGGCGTCCGAAGACCTCGTCCGCATCCTTCGCGAGGAGCGCCGCGCCCTCGCCCGGCCGGAGCGGCTGCGCGGCGTCTTCCACTGCTTCGAAGGGCCGGCGGCGCTGGCCGAGGAGGCCGCCGCGCTGGGCTTTCTGATCGGGGTGGGAGGGCTGCTCGTGAACAAGAAAGCCGTGGCCCGGGCCGTGGCCGGCGCGCCGCTGTCGCAGATCGTGCTGGAGACCGACGCCCCCTACCTGGCGCCCGAACCGCACCGGGGACGGCGCAACGAGCCGGCCTACCTCCGCCTCGTCGCCGAACGGCTCGCCGAACTCAAAGGCCTCACCGTCGAGGAGGTGGAACGCATCACGACCGGGAACGCCCGGCGGCTCTTCGGATTGCCGGCGGAGACGTGA
- the recA gene encoding recombinase RecA — protein sequence MVDSAKQRALELALKQVEKNFGKGAIMRLGDAPAVRIEAIPTGSLALDAALGVGGVPRGRIVEIYGPESSGKTTLATHIMAEAQRLGGICAFIDAEHAFDPNYAKQLGVDIDNLLVSQPDTGEDALNICDTLVRSGALDVIVIDSVAALVPKAEIEGDMGDSHVGLQARLMSQALRKLTGTINRTKTVLVFINQIREKIGVMFGSPETTTGGRALKFYASVRMDIRRIGAVKEGTDVIGNRTRVKIVKNKVAPPFREAEFDIIYGEGISALGELVDLAVDHDIIRKSGSWYSYGDVKIGQGREAAKAWLRENEDFRAEIKEQVKQAIGAMPAPDREVMDGVEEV from the coding sequence ATGGTAGATTCCGCAAAGCAGCGCGCGCTCGAGCTGGCGCTGAAACAGGTTGAGAAAAATTTCGGCAAGGGGGCCATCATGCGGCTGGGGGATGCGCCGGCCGTCCGGATCGAGGCCATCCCGACCGGCTCGCTGGCCCTGGATGCCGCGCTCGGCGTGGGCGGGGTGCCCCGGGGGCGTATCGTCGAGATCTACGGCCCCGAATCCTCCGGGAAGACGACGCTGGCCACCCACATCATGGCCGAAGCGCAGCGCCTCGGGGGCATCTGTGCCTTCATCGACGCCGAACACGCTTTCGACCCCAACTACGCCAAACAGCTCGGCGTGGACATCGACAACCTGCTCGTCTCCCAGCCCGATACCGGCGAAGACGCGCTGAACATCTGCGACACACTCGTGCGCAGCGGTGCCCTCGACGTGATCGTGATCGACTCGGTGGCCGCGCTCGTGCCCAAGGCCGAGATCGAAGGGGACATGGGCGACAGCCACGTCGGCCTGCAGGCCCGCCTCATGAGCCAGGCCCTGCGCAAGCTCACCGGCACGATCAACCGCACGAAGACCGTGCTCGTTTTCATCAACCAGATCCGGGAAAAGATAGGCGTCATGTTCGGCTCGCCGGAGACCACCACCGGCGGCCGCGCCCTCAAGTTCTACGCGTCCGTCCGCATGGACATCCGGCGCATCGGGGCCGTCAAGGAGGGGACCGACGTGATCGGTAACCGGACACGGGTGAAGATCGTGAAGAACAAGGTGGCCCCGCCTTTCCGCGAGGCCGAGTTCGACATCATCTACGGTGAGGGCATCTCCGCCCTCGGCGAACTCGTCGATCTGGCCGTGGACCACGACATCATCCGGAAGAGCGGCTCCTGGTATTCGTACGGCGACGTCAAGATCGGGCAGGGGCGTGAGGCGGCCAAGGCCTGGCTCCGCGAGAACGAGGACTTCCGGGCCGAGATCAAGGAGCAGGTCAAACAGGCCATCGGAGCCATGCCGGCACCGGACCGCGAGGTCATGGACGGGGTGGAGGAGGTCTGA
- a CDS encoding histidine kinase: MAGLLVAVAPLVALIPLGRMAVDWVAVHRVTGTWPTAAPHSYAWIVWEDADDGIRATYVFPRGPAAEAGLREGDVFYMLEGLQYFSAEDLKSATQRIEPGQVRTYYVIRDGRVITAPVRFTPYPTFLYPLSSALWHFSIWGFTLGTFLHVLGLFIAGPLALRSRAAWPPLMLILVSFLWMFGNLLRILLVTLLGPPGATGFYAGLFEALTFASLAGWIAFPVLLLRKVLRDARLDEPDPARRRRFAPDRLPMYATPGLLGLAAVLTTWHGPLGPLTLDGLLVPILFYASCYIATAALLVLGLYALDRPRAEALLWSWGRTGSALILGAALITALSVLGVVPILGAVTDTTAGWLIVCAQLLYLAPVMLVSAAPLRHGKVDEVLTRALTYLTVLGLLFFAFVGGMTLIDPYLARVQAPRYVVAGLYLILLLVVFERLARLIRTYARHVFATDRQRAHRQVSRFQEQMRSILNLDTLVRQTVEVVGRAYDARSAILFIRPPGTTGPWVSSAYHPEPPYLTERLFHRIWPHFEREGRIWARNPELNESTLPPEPARLLVERGAALVVPIQGDGAPMGLLILGTKKKRRAVYNLEDLEQLRSLGGQLALAVERLNLVEREKTLARQRAEAQLVALRAQINPHFLFNALNTIVSLIEERPEEAEAVVENLAAIFRHILQTSGHPFIPLEAELDLVGHYLAIEKARFGDKLRIETEVEAETLATPVPAFAVQTLVENAVKHGLEKQREGGRLRITARRLDDGHTEIVVADTGVGIPALFDTGRGALSPDGIYGLGLTNVAQRLEQLYQRSDLLQIESRPGEGTTACLLIPAPAGAPRSSTGDGLGTTEHPPRPETNTP, encoded by the coding sequence ATGGCCGGGCTGCTGGTGGCGGTGGCGCCGCTGGTGGCGCTGATCCCGCTCGGCCGCATGGCGGTGGACTGGGTCGCGGTGCACCGGGTGACGGGGACCTGGCCGACGGCGGCTCCACACAGCTATGCCTGGATCGTCTGGGAGGATGCGGACGACGGGATCCGGGCCACGTACGTCTTCCCCCGGGGTCCGGCGGCCGAAGCCGGCCTGCGCGAGGGCGACGTGTTCTACATGCTCGAAGGACTCCAGTATTTCAGCGCCGAGGACCTCAAGAGCGCCACGCAGCGCATCGAGCCCGGGCAGGTACGCACCTACTACGTGATCCGTGACGGGCGGGTGATCACGGCACCGGTGCGCTTCACCCCCTATCCCACGTTTCTGTATCCCCTCTCCTCGGCCCTCTGGCACTTCTCGATCTGGGGCTTCACCCTGGGCACGTTCCTCCACGTGCTCGGGCTTTTCATCGCCGGACCGCTGGCCCTGCGCAGCCGGGCGGCCTGGCCGCCGCTGATGCTGATCCTGGTCTCCTTCCTGTGGATGTTCGGCAACCTGCTGCGCATCCTGCTCGTGACGCTGCTGGGGCCGCCGGGTGCCACGGGGTTCTACGCCGGCCTGTTCGAGGCCCTCACCTTCGCCAGCCTGGCGGGCTGGATCGCCTTCCCGGTGCTGCTCCTGCGCAAGGTGCTGCGCGACGCCCGGCTGGACGAGCCCGACCCGGCGCGCCGCAGGCGGTTTGCACCGGATCGTCTCCCGATGTACGCGACGCCGGGGCTGCTGGGCCTGGCGGCCGTGCTGACCACCTGGCACGGCCCGCTCGGCCCGCTGACGCTAGACGGGCTGCTGGTCCCCATCCTTTTCTACGCCTCGTGCTACATCGCCACGGCGGCCCTGCTCGTGCTGGGGCTCTACGCCCTGGACCGCCCCCGGGCCGAGGCCCTCCTCTGGAGCTGGGGCCGGACGGGCAGCGCGCTCATCCTCGGCGCCGCCCTCATCACGGCGCTCTCGGTCCTCGGCGTCGTCCCCATCCTCGGCGCCGTCACGGACACGACGGCCGGCTGGCTGATCGTGTGCGCGCAGCTGCTCTACCTCGCCCCGGTGATGCTCGTCTCGGCCGCCCCGCTGCGCCACGGCAAGGTCGACGAGGTGCTCACCCGCGCGCTGACCTACCTGACGGTCCTCGGGCTGCTGTTCTTCGCCTTCGTCGGGGGCATGACGCTCATCGACCCCTACCTCGCCCGGGTCCAGGCGCCGCGCTACGTGGTGGCCGGCCTCTACCTGATCCTGCTGCTGGTCGTCTTCGAGCGGCTGGCCCGGCTCATCCGCACCTACGCCCGGCACGTCTTCGCCACGGACCGGCAGCGGGCCCACCGGCAGGTGAGTCGCTTCCAGGAACAGATGCGCTCTATCCTCAACCTCGACACGCTCGTACGCCAGACCGTCGAGGTGGTCGGCCGGGCCTACGATGCCCGCTCGGCGATCCTGTTCATCCGGCCGCCGGGCACGACCGGCCCCTGGGTCTCCAGCGCCTACCACCCCGAGCCGCCCTACCTGACCGAACGCCTCTTTCACCGCATCTGGCCCCACTTCGAACGCGAGGGGCGCATCTGGGCCCGCAACCCCGAACTGAACGAAAGCACCCTGCCCCCCGAGCCGGCCCGCCTGCTCGTCGAGCGCGGCGCCGCGCTGGTCGTCCCCATCCAGGGGGACGGGGCCCCGATGGGCCTGCTCATCCTCGGCACCAAAAAGAAGCGACGGGCCGTCTACAACCTCGAAGACCTCGAACAGCTCCGCTCCCTCGGAGGCCAGCTGGCCCTGGCCGTCGAACGGCTCAACCTGGTCGAACGGGAAAAGACGCTGGCCCGGCAGCGCGCCGAAGCGCAGCTCGTCGCCCTCCGGGCGCAGATCAACCCCCACTTCCTCTTCAACGCCCTCAACACGATCGTCTCCCTGATCGAGGAACGCCCCGAAGAGGCCGAGGCCGTCGTGGAAAACCTGGCGGCCATCTTCCGGCACATCCTCCAGACGAGCGGCCACCCGTTCATCCCCCTCGAGGCGGAGCTGGACCTCGTGGGTCACTACCTGGCCATCGAGAAGGCCCGCTTCGGCGACAAGCTACGGATCGAGACAGAGGTGGAAGCGGAAACCCTCGCCACGCCGGTGCCGGCGTTTGCCGTACAGACCCTCGTCGAGAATGCCGTCAAGCACGGGCTGGAGAAGCAGCGGGAAGGGGGACGGCTGCGCATCACGGCCCGCCGCCTCGACGACGGCCATACCGAGATCGTCGTGGCCGACACGGGCGTGGGCATCCCGGCCCTCTTCGACACGGGCCGCGGCGCCCTCTCGCCGGACGGCATCTATGGCCTCGGCCTGACCAACGTGGCGCAACGGCTCGAACAGCTCTACCAGCGAAGCGACCTGTTGCAGATCGAGAGCCGCCCCGGTGAGGGCACCACCGCCTGCCTGCTGATCCCCGCCCCTGCCGGCGCCCCCCGGTCCTCCACCGGGGACGGCCTCGGTACGACGGAACACCCCCCCCGCCCCGAAACCAACACGCCGTAG